Proteins co-encoded in one Brassica rapa cultivar Chiifu-401-42 chromosome A02, CAAS_Brap_v3.01, whole genome shotgun sequence genomic window:
- the LOC103853928 gene encoding uncharacterized protein LOC103853928 → MASSSGNNPDDFDQYFDQYVDQCIDQTFENLVAAYGGQEEERSERKKRVYIERNREAGHIRLWNDYFSETPTYPEKFFRRRFRMNRRLFMHIVDRLSNEVHFFRQKKDGLGRLGLSTLQKCTAAIRVLAYGTAADTVDEYLRLGETTTRACVEKFVEGIINLFGAEYLRRPTPADLQRLLDIGEQRGFPGMIGSIDCMHWEWKNCPTAWKGQYSRGSGKPTIVLEAVASYDLWIWHAFFGPPAPQVTYSVNGREYQLAYYLTDGIYPKWATFIQSIQIPQDPKAVLFAQCQEAARKDVERAFGVLQARFAIVKNPALFWDKVKIGNIMRACIILHNMIVEDERDGYTHLNVSEFQHGEDAGSSHVDLTYSTDMPSNIANMMGVRTRIRDKQMHQRLKADLVEHIWRKFGGDEDNN, encoded by the exons ATGGCATCTTCTTCTGGTAATAATCCTGATGattttgatcaatattttgatcaatatgttgATCAATGTATTGATCAAACGTTCGAGAATCTTGTCGCTGCTTATGGTGGTCAAGAAGAGGAGAGGTCGGAAAGGAAAAAACGTGTTTATATCGAAAGAAACCGTGAAGCAGGCCATATACGTTTATGGAATGATTATTTCAGTGAAACTCCCACGTATCCTGAAAAATTCTTCCGACGACGATTTAGAATGAATAGGCGATTGTTCATGCACATTGTTGATCGACTCTCCAACGAAGTTCACTTCTTTCGCCAAAAGAAAGATGGTCTTGGAAGGCTTGGGCTCTCTACACTCCAAAAGTGTACCGCAGCTATTCGTGTCTTGGCATATGGTACTGCGGCGGATACGGTCGACGAATACCTCCGGCTCGGTGAAACTACAACTCGGGCGTGTGTGGAAAAGTTTGTGGAaggaataataaatttattcggCGCTGAGTACCTGAGGAGACCAACACCCGCTGATCTTCAACGTCTACTTGATATTGGTGAGCAGCGTGGATTTCCCGGGATGATaggaagcatcgattgtatgcattgggagtggaagaattgtcccacGGCTTGGAAAGGGCAATATTCTCGGGGTTCGGGTAAGCCAACCATCGTTTTAGAGGCCGTTGCTTCATATGATCTCTGGATATGGCATGCTTTTTTTGGacctccag CTCCGCAAGTCACTTACTCCGTCAATGGAAGAGAGTACCAATTGGCTTACTATCTCACCGATGGGATTTATCCGAAATGGGCaacttttatccaatctattCAAATACCACAAGACCCGAAAGCAGTTTTATTTGCTCAGTGTCAAGAAGCTGCccgaaaagatgtcgagcgtGCTTTTGGAGTCTTGCAAGCTCGTTTTGCCATTGTTAAGAATCCGGCACTTTTTTGGGACAAAGTCAAAATTGGGAATATTATGAGAGCgtgtatcatactccataatatgattgtaGAAGACGAAAGAGATGGATACACCCATCTCAATGTTTCAGAGTTCCAACATGGAGAAGACGCCGGAAGTTCACATGTCGATCTCACGTATTCTACAGATATGCCTTCAAATATCGCCAATATGATGGGTGTTCGAACACGAATTCGTGATAAACAAATGCATCAACGCCTGAAAGctgatttggttgaacatatATGGCGTAAATTTGGAGGTGATGAAGACAACAACTGA